A portion of the Candida dubliniensis CD36 chromosome R, complete sequence genome contains these proteins:
- a CDS encoding L-galactono-gamma-lactone oxidase, putative, protein MADIPESLKPFVTNKLIHSTWAGTFLCKPQAIFQPRNVEEIQELIKQARLHKKTIMTVGSGHSPSDLTMTKEWLCNLDKFNHVLLEQPYYAPKSITDKTPEIKFVDLTVESGIRIFELNEYLKRNNLAIQNLGSISDQSIAGLISTGTHGSTQYHGLISQQVVSVKFLNSIGELITCSSIDKPEYFRAILLSLGKIGIITHITLRTCPKYTIKSKQEIINFETLLNNWNNIWLESEFIRIWWFPYTNKCVLWRANKSIDPLSDPRPSWYGTKLGRFFYESLLWISVKFFPKLTPFIEKFIFNQQYGKVETLGKGDIAVQNSVEGLNMDCLFSQFVNEWSSPLNSGPDILINLKKIIIDAAEKNDFYVHAPIEIRCSNVTYSNEPFIDDNNKKSLYPSQEWLSNRSKTSAGPIPGNNLRPYLDNSPKLPYCKNDKITNDQLTLFINATMYRPFGTNVETHKWFQLFENVMSKAGGKPHWAKNFIGLTQDEKYDKSSDLKTQLEFGGKPFYTMLGFKPVMKNWFGKDLIDFNNVRKQTDPEGVFLSGKVWAERNGILLD, encoded by the coding sequence tcaagaattaatCAAACAAGCTAGATTACATAAGAAAACCATTATGACAGTTGGATCAGGTCATTCACCAAGTGATTTAACCATGACTAAAGAATGGTTGTGTAATTTGGATAAATTTAATCATGTATTATTAGAACAACCTTATTATgcaccaaaatcaattactGATAAAACCCctgaaattaaatttgttgatttaacaGTTGAATCTGGCATAagaatttttgaattgaatgaatatttaaaaagaaataatttagcaattcaaaatttagGTTCAATTAGTGATCAATCTATTGCTGGATTAATTTCTACTGGTACTCATGGATCAACTCAATATCATGGATTAATTTCTCAACAAGTAGTATCAgtgaaatttttgaattcaattggAGAATTAATCACTTGTTCTAGTATTGATAAACCAGAATATTTCCGAGCCATTTTATTAAGTTTAGGGAAAATAGGAATAATTACTCATATCACTTTAAGAACTTGTCCTAAATATACcattaaatcaaaacaagaaatcattaattttgaaactttattgaataattgGAATAATATTTGGTTAGAATCAGAATTTATAAGAATTTGGTGGTTCCCATATACTAATAAATGTGTCTTATGGAGAgctaataaatcaattgatccaTTATCTGATCCAAGACCTTCATGGTATGGTACTAAATTGGGAAGATTTTTTTATGAATCTTTATTATGGATTAGTGTTAAATTTTTCCCTAAATTGACTccatttattgaaaaatttattttcaatcaacaatatGGTAAAGTAGAAACTTTAGGTAAAGGTGATATTGCTGTACAAAATTCAGTAGAAGGATTAAATATGGATTGTTTATTTAGTCAATTTGTTAATGAATGGTCATCTCCATTAAATTCTGGTCCagatatattaataaatttgaaaaaaatcattattgatgctgctgaaaaaaatgatttttatgTTCATGCTCCAATTGAAATAAGATGTTCTAATGTTACTTATTCTAATGAAccatttattgatgataacaATAAGAAATCATTATATCCATCTCAAGAATGGCTTTCAAATCGTTCCAAAACTAGTGCTGGACCAATTCCTGGTAACAATTTACGACCATATTTAGATAATTCTCCTAAATTACCATATTgtaaaaatgataaaattacaaatgatcaattaactttatttattaatgcTACAATGTATCGTCCATTTGGTACTAATGTTGAAACTCATAAATGgtttcaattatttgaaaatgttaTGAGTAAAGCTGGTGGTAAACCTCATTGGGctaaaaattttattggattaACTCAAGATGAAAAATATGATAAACTGTCAGATTTAAAAACTCAATTGGAATTTGGAGGTAAACCATTTTATACCATGTTAGGATTTAAACCggtaatgaaaaattggtttggtaaagatttgattgattttaataatgtGAGAAAACAAACTGACCCAGAAGGTGTTTTCCTTTCTGGTAAAGTATGGGCAGAAAGAAATGGGATTTTATTAGACTAA